One genomic region from Conexibacter woesei DSM 14684 encodes:
- a CDS encoding carbon-nitrogen hydrolase family protein, with protein sequence MTDSIRLAVVQPHAHPAVEAARNVEDAVAHIRTAAADGAELVLFPEGYPGPLRVESSFDAEPAIADAALAGGCAVCWSRIERFEDGLHRKVAYVTGADGTRELRYVRGHPATGDVHPVLSGTALMPGDGFGLVDIGGVRVGVLICSELWITEIARVLALGGAEILLAPAGGGFGAVAENWQLVARVRALENQCFVGLTQNLFGDEPGAALIAGPEALLADGPRDAIVTADLDLARARWLRERDDSMEKPKPFTALPGLLRARRPELYGALAEPREGLYDYEAAGRKGTEA encoded by the coding sequence ATGACCGACTCCATTCGTCTCGCCGTCGTCCAACCGCACGCGCACCCTGCAGTCGAGGCCGCGCGCAACGTCGAGGACGCCGTCGCCCACATCCGCACCGCCGCCGCCGACGGCGCCGAGCTGGTGCTGTTCCCCGAGGGCTATCCCGGCCCGCTGCGCGTCGAGTCGAGCTTCGACGCCGAGCCGGCGATCGCCGACGCTGCGCTGGCCGGCGGCTGCGCTGTCTGCTGGAGCCGCATCGAGCGGTTCGAGGACGGCCTCCACCGCAAGGTCGCGTACGTCACGGGCGCCGACGGCACGCGCGAGCTGCGCTATGTGCGCGGTCATCCGGCGACCGGCGACGTCCACCCGGTGCTGTCTGGAACGGCCCTGATGCCGGGCGACGGCTTCGGCCTCGTCGACATCGGCGGCGTCCGCGTCGGGGTGCTGATCTGCTCGGAGCTGTGGATCACCGAGATCGCGCGGGTGCTCGCGCTCGGCGGCGCCGAGATCCTGCTCGCGCCGGCCGGCGGCGGCTTCGGCGCCGTCGCCGAGAATTGGCAGCTGGTCGCGCGCGTGCGCGCGTTGGAGAACCAGTGCTTCGTCGGCCTGACGCAGAACCTGTTCGGCGACGAGCCGGGCGCGGCGCTGATCGCCGGGCCCGAGGCGCTGCTCGCCGACGGGCCGCGCGACGCGATCGTCACCGCCGACCTCGACCTCGCGCGCGCACGCTGGCTGCGTGAGCGCGACGACTCGATGGAGAAGCCGAAGCCGTTCACCGCGCTGCCCGGGCTGCTGCGTGCCCGCCGGCCGGAGCTGTACGGCGCACTCGCCGAGCCGCGCGAGGGCCTCTACGACTACGAGGCCGCCGGCCGCAAGGGGACGGAGGCATGA